In Budorcas taxicolor isolate Tak-1 chromosome 16, Takin1.1, whole genome shotgun sequence, the following are encoded in one genomic region:
- the NEK2 gene encoding serine/threonine-protein kinase Nek2 codes for MPTRVEDYEVLYTIGTGSYGRCQKIRRKSDGKILVWKELDYGSMTETEKQMLVSEVNLLRELKHPNIVRYYDRIIDRTNTTLYIVMECCEGGDLAGVISKGTKERQYLDEEFVLRVMAQLTLALKECHRRSDGGHTVLHRDLKPANVFLDGKQNVKLGDFGLARILNHDTSFAKTFVGTPYYMSPEQMNRMSYNEKSDIWSLGCLLYELCALMPPFTAFNQKELAGKIREGKFRRIPYRYSDELNDIITRMLNLKDYHRPSVEEILENPLIADLVAEEQRRNPERRGRRLGEPEKLQDSSPVLSELKLKEIQLQEREAALKAREESLEQKERELCVRERLAENKLARAEGLLKNYSLLKEQKFLSLAGGSELFDLPSSIVKKKVHFSGESKENVMRGENSESQLTSKSKCKDLKKRLHAAQLRAQALSDVEKTYQLKSRQILGMR; via the exons atattagTTTGGAAAGAACTTGACTATGGCTCCATGACAGAAACTGAGAAACAAATGCTTGTTTCTGAAGTGAATTTGCTTCGGGAGCTGAAACATCCAAACATTGTCCGCTACTATGATAGAATTATTGACCGGACCAACACGACCCTGTACATTGTCATGGAATGCTGCGAAGGAGGAGACCTGGCTGGTGTGATTTCAAAGGGAACCAAGGAAAG ACAATACTTGGATGAAGAGTTTGTTCTTCGTGTGATGGCTCAGTTGACTCTGGCCCTAAAGGAATGTCACAGACGAAGTGATGGCGGCCACACTGTGCTGCATCGGGATCTGAAACCAGCCAATGTCTTTCTGGATGGCAAGCAGAACGTTAAGCTTGGAGACTTTGGGCTAGCTAGAATATTAAACCACGATACAAGTTTTGCGAAAACATTTGTTGGCACACCTTATTACATGTCTCCT GAACAAATGAATCGCATGTCCTACAACGAGAAGTCGGATATCTGGTCACTGGGTTGTTTGCTGTATGAATTATGTGCGTTAAT gcCTCCATTTACAGCTTTCAACCAGAAGGAACTAGCTGGGAAGATCAGAGAGGGCAAATTCAGGCGAATTCCATATCGTTACTCTGATGAATTAAATGACATTATTACGAGGATGTTAAATTTAAAG GATTACCATCGACCTTCTGTTGAAGAAattcttgagaatcctttgaTAGCAGACTTGGTTGccgaagagcaaaggagaaatcCTGAGAGGAGAGGGCGGCGATTAGGAGAACCAGAAAAGCTGCAGGACTCCAGCCCTGTGCTGAGTGAGCTGAAACTGAAGGAAATACAGTTACAGGAGCGGGAGGCAGCCCTCAAGGCCAGGGAAGAAAGCCTGGAGC agaaagagcgCGAGCTTTGTGTCCGTGAGAGGCTGGCGGAGAACAAGCTGGCCAGAGCGGAAGGTCTGCTGAAGAATTACAGCCTGCTGAAGGAGCAGAAGTTCCTGTCTCTGGCAGGCGGCTCAG aactGTTTGATCTCCCATCGTCGATTGTGAAGAAGAAGGTTCACTTCAGTGGGGAGAGTAAAGAGAACGTCATGCGGGGTGAGAATTCTGAGAGTCAGCTCACCTCCAAGTCCAAGTGCAAGGACCTGAAAAAAAGGCTTCACGCTGCTCAGCTTCGCGCTCAAGCCCTGTCGGACGTTGAGAAGACTTACCAGCTGAAAAGCAGGCAGATCCTGGGCATGCGCTAG